The bacterium DNA window TGAAAAATTGGGCAGCGGATCCAAAAACACTCGATAGAGACACATTCCTCAAAGACATCGAATCTGTCGGAAAAGGCCGTTTCGCCCAACGCCTCGCATCAATCATCGTCGAGTCAGATCAAAAGGATTGTCCTAATTACATCTTGAAGGGAGTGAAGCATGTCGTTAAAAAGTGCATGCACGGTTAAGCCTCCCTACATGCTTGCAGAGGAAGAACTACGAAGTAACAAAGGGCAGTGGAAGGCATACGAATCCCAGAACAATTGTGTGATATTGGCAGGTCCGGGTAGCGGTAAGACAAAGACACTTACGATCAAGATGGCCCGTATGCTCGCAGAAGATGTAAGAGCACCGCGTGGCATTGCCTGTATTACCTATAACAATCAGTGTGCCAGAGAATTGAAGCGGCGTCTTATTACACTTGGTGTTGAAGATGGTAAACGGGTAACCATTGGTACCCTTCATTCTTTTTGTCTTCAGCACATCATCCTCCCCTACGCTCGTTTGGCGGGCATTTTGGTTCCTGAACCATTGAAAGTGGCAATGATAGATGAACGTGAAAAATGTTGGGCCGAGGCCGTCGAAAGAATTAAAGGCGCCGAAGAACCGCCAAGCAACTGGATCTTCACATGCGACGTCTACCGAAGAACACATCTCGATCGTCAGAAGGAAAACTGGTACGGCGACTCTTCGGATGTAGCTAAAATGATTGAGGTGTACGAACATGCTCTTTTAAAAAAAGGGCTTGTTGATTTTGACGGTATGGTACTTACTGGACTTTGGCTTGTAGAAAAACACAATTGGGTCCGGAAAGCACTCCATGCTCGTTTCCCCATTCTCGTAGTGGACGAATATCAAGACCTCGGACATGCCCTGCACCGAATTGTGCTCTGTTTATGTTTCAAGGCAAGTATAAGACTCGTGGCAGTTGGTGACCCGGACCAGTCAATCTACGGCTTTACGGGGGCAGAGCCGGCACTTCTTCGCAACCTGGCAAAACGTGATGGGATCGAGTCGGTCCCACTACAACTTAATTACCGCTGTGGCTCTACGATCATCCGGGCCTCAGAAGTTGCACTCGGCGAGGTACGAGGGTTCAAGCCCAGTTCGGATGAATCTGGAACTCTTGACATTTACCATCGGCCAAAAGGTCCTGAGGATCAAGTGGACTTTATTTGTAGAACAATCATCCCTGACGCTTTGGAGCGCCGTAAAGGTCGCCAACTAGGAGATATAGCAGTACTCTATCGGAATCAATACGATGGAGACATAATTGCAAAGGCTGTTGAAGCTCAGGCGTGGGATTTTATTCGAATCGACCAAGGTAATCCTTACCCCAGATCACCAGTTGTTTTCTGGTTGGAGGACTGCGCAGCATGGTGTGCCGGAGGCTGGAAGTCTGGATCACCTCGACTTTCTGAGTTAATCTGGACGTGGCAACGCTTCAATGAATCGATCACGTCCGAGGTCGGACGGCGACATCTTCAGTGCAGCTTGGTTAAGTTTCTTCACTCGCATCGTACCCCGGATCTGCCATTGCGAGATTGGCTTTCTAGCTTCCGAACTGCTTGTTTGGATGATGCGCTAAAGAGTGAGCCTAGGTTGCGAGACGACAAAGCGGCAGTTAAAAAACTGGCGGATGTCTGTGCGACTGATGCAAGACTCGCTGGGTTCACTGTATCAGCATTCGGCGGGCAAGGTGGGTCAGGAACGCATCTTAATCTTTTGACACTCCATTCGGCTAAGGGCCTCGAATTCGATG harbors:
- a CDS encoding ATP-dependent helicase, whose amino-acid sequence is MSLKSACTVKPPYMLAEEELRSNKGQWKAYESQNNCVILAGPGSGKTKTLTIKMARMLAEDVRAPRGIACITYNNQCARELKRRLITLGVEDGKRVTIGTLHSFCLQHIILPYARLAGILVPEPLKVAMIDEREKCWAEAVERIKGAEEPPSNWIFTCDVYRRTHLDRQKENWYGDSSDVAKMIEVYEHALLKKGLVDFDGMVLTGLWLVEKHNWVRKALHARFPILVVDEYQDLGHALHRIVLCLCFKASIRLVAVGDPDQSIYGFTGAEPALLRNLAKRDGIESVPLQLNYRCGSTIIRASEVALGEVRGFKPSSDESGTLDIYHRPKGPEDQVDFICRTIIPDALERRKGRQLGDIAVLYRNQYDGDIIAKAVEAQAWDFIRIDQGNPYPRSPVVFWLEDCAAWCAGGWKSGSPRLSELIWTWQRFNESITSEVGRRHLQCSLVKFLHSHRTPDLPLRDWLSSFRTACLDDALKSEPRLRDDKAAVKKLADVCATDARLAGFTVSAFGGQGGSGTHLNLLTLHSAKGLEFDVVIMMGLEEGKLPDYRASTDTKLREERRLFYVGVTRARHEVHLVYSGWYRTPYGTVKNNGVSRFVEAVRHSLTEPEH